The Quercus robur chromosome 7, dhQueRobu3.1, whole genome shotgun sequence genome has a segment encoding these proteins:
- the LOC126692845 gene encoding dirigent protein 22-like, with amino-acid sequence MAKIKTKTLLTVLLILFAIFSISTLTTAKKNHGFSRILSPAKLGLKREKLSHLHFYFHDIVSGKNATAVRVAEAPMTKTSFTGFGAVVMIDDPLTVKPQLSSKPVGRAQGIYASASQTDLGLLMVLNFAFTEGKYNGSTLSVLGRNTVFSDVREMPIVGGSGLFRFARGYAHAHTHTIDFKTGDAVVEYNVYVFHY; translated from the coding sequence ATGGCCAAGATCAAGACCAAGACCCTCCTCACAGTCCTCCTCATTCTCTTCGCCATTTTTTCTATCTCAACCCTCACCACCGCCAAAAAAAACCATGGCTTCTCAAGAATCTTATCTCCGGCTAAACTCGGTCTAAAGCGTGAGAAACTAAGCCACCTCCACTTCTACTTCCACGACATAGTCAGTGGGAAAAACGCCACGGCGGTGAGAGTCGCCGAGGCTCCGATGACAAAGACATCATTCACAGGTTTCGGAGCCGTTGTGATGATCGACGACCCTTTGACTGTAAAGCCCCAGCTGAGCTCAAAACCCGTTGGTAGAGCTCAAGGAATCTATGCTTCTGCTTCGCAAACTGACTTGGGGTTGTTAATGGTGCTCAACTTTGCTTTCACTGAAGGCAAGTATAATGGCAGCACTCTCAGTGTGTTGGGGCGCAACACTGTGTTCTCCGATGTCAGGGAAATGCCTATCGTTGGTGGGAGTGGGCTTTTCCGATTCGCACGTGGGTATGCTCATGCTCATACTCACACGATTGACTTTAAAACTGGCGATGCTGTTGTGGAGTATAATGTTTATGTCTTTCATTATTGA